The nucleotide window CTCCTCTTCATTTGTTGCGAAAGGATGTCTCACGAATCCGGAAACGCTTCATATCTGTTACTGTCATACTCCTACTCGATATCTCTGGGATGACTCACAAAAATATGTGGAGGAATTTCCTGTTCCAAAAGGTCTCAAATGGGCGATGAGATTTCTCCCAAAGATGCTCTCTCGTCTCAGAATTTGGGACCACTTAGCTGCAGAAAGGCCAGATGATTACATTGCTAATTCTGAATTTATTGCTGAGCGTATTGAAAAATATTACCAAAAAAAAAGCACGGTGATTGAACCTCCTGTTGATATCAAGCGATTTTCTCAGCATCGAATCGTGAAGAAAAAAAATTATTATCTTGCGGTAGGACGACTTACTCCTTACAAAAGGTTTGATCTTCTCATTGAGGCATTTCGGCGTCTTCCACAAAAAAAACTCAAAATTGCCGGGAAAGGTCCGGATTTTCATCGTCTTCTCAGCATTGCAAAGAGTGCTCCAAATATAGAATTTCTCGGGTTTGTTCCGGATGAAAAACTTCCTGAGCTCATGATTTGCGCGCGGGCATTTCTTTTTCCGCAAATTGAAGATGCGGGAATTTCTCTTCTTGAAGCTTTAGCATCAGGCACTCCGGTGATTGCTCTCAAAAAAGGAGGCGCAAAAACTCTTCTTC belongs to Candidatus Peregrinibacteria bacterium and includes:
- a CDS encoding glycosyltransferase, which produces MNKKFDQLRVAIVADWLTNYGGAESVVGSFMRIFPKADIFTTLFVPEEMKAISQKKVHTSFLQKFPKFLRKKHQIFLPLLPKAIESLDLSSYDLVLSSSSFVAKGCLTNPETLHICYCHTPTRYLWDDSQKYVEEFPVPKGLKWAMRFLPKMLSRLRIWDHLAAERPDDYIANSEFIAERIEKYYQKKSTVIEPPVDIKRFSQHRIVKKKNYYLAVGRLTPYKRFDLLIEAFRRLPQKKLKIAGKGPDFHRLLSIAKSAPNIEFLGFVPDEKLPELMICARAFLFPQIEDAGISLLEALASGTPVIALKKGGAKTLLRDGENGIFFEYQTPEDIIVAISRCESMKFDAKSIRKSAEKYDRNAFEKRIKQHCEEKWNEFSENSRIISTTPRGDQK